The proteins below are encoded in one region of Maribacter aestuarii:
- the porV gene encoding type IX secretion system outer membrane channel protein PorV: protein MKKLLILSVLCAVVKLGAQDEQRVITTAVPFLTIAADARAAGMGDMGVATSADAFSQQWNPAKFAFAERKMGIGLSYTPYLESVIADIGLLSGNYYNKINENSAFAVSLRYFTLGEIELRQTASDIGTLVKPNEFALDGSYSLKLSPTFSMAVAGRFISSNLKFQDASTDSQAASSFAVDVAGYYRSREVAYDNFDGRWRAGFNISNIGGKIQYDEGGQENFLPSNLRFGLGFDFILDQDNVIGLTSEFSKLLVPTPQDFDGDGDIDSEDNDIYQNESGFSGIFGSFGDAPDGFSEELKEFTWALGAEYSYQNAFMLRTGYFNESEEKGSRKFFALGAGFKFKAAQIDLSYLFSTSQVRNPLENTLRFSLTFNLGEEFIND from the coding sequence ATGAAAAAATTATTGATTCTTTCTGTGCTGTGTGCCGTGGTTAAGTTAGGCGCTCAGGATGAGCAACGCGTTATTACTACTGCAGTTCCATTCTTGACTATTGCTGCCGACGCTCGTGCGGCGGGTATGGGCGATATGGGCGTCGCAACATCCGCCGATGCATTTTCCCAGCAGTGGAACCCGGCCAAATTTGCCTTTGCGGAGCGCAAAATGGGCATAGGTCTAAGTTACACTCCTTATTTGGAAAGTGTCATTGCTGACATAGGACTCTTAAGCGGAAATTATTACAACAAAATAAACGAGAACAGTGCTTTTGCCGTTAGTCTACGTTATTTTACTTTAGGTGAAATAGAGTTACGACAAACTGCTTCTGATATAGGAACGCTGGTAAAACCAAACGAGTTTGCCTTAGACGGATCGTACTCCTTAAAATTGAGTCCAACTTTTTCCATGGCCGTAGCCGGTAGGTTTATTAGTTCAAATTTGAAATTTCAAGATGCAAGCACGGACTCTCAAGCAGCTAGTTCGTTTGCCGTTGATGTAGCCGGGTACTACCGATCAAGGGAGGTGGCCTATGACAATTTTGATGGACGCTGGAGAGCGGGATTCAATATTTCCAATATTGGCGGAAAAATTCAATATGATGAAGGTGGACAAGAAAACTTTTTGCCGAGCAATTTAAGATTTGGTCTCGGATTTGATTTTATTCTAGACCAGGACAATGTTATCGGGCTTACTTCAGAATTCAGCAAATTATTAGTTCCTACGCCCCAGGATTTTGATGGGGACGGCGATATTGATTCCGAGGATAACGATATCTACCAAAATGAAAGTGGCTTTAGTGGTATTTTTGGCTCATTTGGCGACGCCCCTGACGGATTCAGTGAAGAACTGAAGGAATTCACCTGGGCCCTTGGAGCTGAATATTCCTATCAGAACGCATTTATGTTAAGAACCGGCTATTTTAATGAAAGCGAGGAGAAAGGTTCCAGAAAGTTTTTTGCACTTGGAGCGGGCTTTAAATTTAAAGCTGCACAAATAGATTTATCCTACTTGTTTTCAACATCGCAAGTAAGGAACCCATTGGAGAATACGCTTCGTTTTTCACTTACATTTAATTTAGGTGAAGAGTTTATCAATGATTAA